Proteins co-encoded in one Sulfuricaulis limicola genomic window:
- a CDS encoding TIGR00730 family Rossman fold protein codes for MSRESWKIFQIMAEFVAGYEQLAQIQPSVSIFGSARTSPGHPYYALTEEVARKLSDAGFSVVSGGGPGLMEAANKGAYAGKSPSVGLNIRLPHEQHANRYQNITLTFQHFFARKVMFVKYAKAYIGMPGGFGTLDELVEALTLIQTGKTTRMPVILVHAPFWSGLLDWFKGTLVREGVIDKDDMDLVTVVNTADEVLDVIFRYYEETGFEASEAEQEIKLNL; via the coding sequence ATGTCGCGCGAATCCTGGAAGATCTTCCAGATCATGGCCGAGTTCGTCGCCGGCTATGAACAACTGGCCCAGATTCAACCCTCGGTCAGCATTTTCGGTTCCGCGCGCACATCACCGGGGCATCCCTATTATGCCCTGACCGAGGAGGTCGCACGCAAACTTTCCGATGCCGGTTTCTCGGTGGTCAGCGGCGGCGGCCCGGGGCTGATGGAGGCCGCCAACAAGGGCGCCTACGCCGGCAAGTCCCCGAGCGTGGGCCTGAACATCCGCCTGCCGCACGAGCAGCACGCCAACCGCTACCAGAACATCACGCTCACGTTCCAGCACTTCTTCGCGCGCAAGGTGATGTTCGTCAAATACGCCAAGGCCTACATCGGCATGCCCGGCGGTTTTGGCACCCTCGACGAACTGGTCGAGGCGCTGACGCTGATCCAGACCGGCAAGACCACGCGCATGCCCGTCATCCTGGTGCACGCGCCGTTCTGGTCCGGCCTGCTCGACTGGTTCAAGGGGACGCTGGTCCGCGAGGGTGTCATCGACAAGGACGACATGGATCTCGTGACCGTGGTGAACACCGCCGACGAGGTACTGGACGTGATCTTCCGGTATTATGAGGAAACCGGTTTCGA